GGCCGCCTGGGACGGCTCAAACACCACTTCCCCGGTTTGCCGGCCCTGGCTCAGATGAACGGTTTCACTGACGCAACCGGCCAGGGCTACGGCCATCAAGACTGCCGGCAATAAAATGGCCTTTCCCATTCCTTTCCCGCCACTGATTTTGAAGTTAAACCATTGTGACGGATATATTTTGTTCCTGCATCCGTTTTTTCAGGGTGCGCTTGGTTCTGTCGATCACATCCCCCACCAGCTGGCCACAGGCGGCGTCGATGTCGTCGCCCCGGGTCTTGCGAATGGTCACCGTATTACCGTATTGCATCAGCACCTTGTTGAAGCGGTCAATGCGGCTGTTGCTGGGCTTGCCATAGGGGTTGCCCGGAAAGGGATTGAACGGGATCAGGTTGATCTTGCAGGGCAGGTCCTTGAGCAGCTCGGCCAGCTCGTGGGCGTGCTGCATGTCGTCGTTGATGTGATCGAGCAGCACATACTCGATGGTGACCTTGCCCTGATTGGCATTGGACTTGGCCACATAGCGACGAATGCTGGCGAGCAGCTCGGCGATATTGTACTTGTCGTTGATCGGCATGATCTCGGAGCGCAGCTTGTCATTGGGGGCGTGCAGCGACACCGCCAGGGCCACGTCGATCATGTCGCCCAGCTTGTCCAGCGCCGGCACCACGCCGGAGGTGGACAGGGTCACCCGCCGCTTGGACAGGCCAAAGCCGTAGTCCTCCAGCATCAGCCGCATGGCCGGCACCACGTTGTTGAGGTTGAGCAGGGGCTCGCCCATGCCCATCATCACCACATTGGTGATGGGCCGGCGGCCGGAGTCCCGGCTGAACCCCACCCGGCTGGCGGCGCGCCAGACCTGGCCGATGATCTCCGACACCTTGAGGTTGCGGTTAAAGCCCTGCTGGGCGGTGGAGCAGAATTTACAGTCCAGGGCGCAGCCCACCTGGGACGACACACACAGGGTGGCGCGGTCGCCGTCGGGAATATACACGGTTTCCACTTCCTGGCCGCCCACCTGCATGGCCCACTTGATGGTGCCGTCGGCGGACTTTTTCTCCACGCTGATCTCGGGCGCGCGGATCTCGGCGCGCTCCTTCAGCTTGCCCCGCAGCACCTTGTTGATGTTGGTCATCTGATCAAAGTCGTCGCAACCAAAGTGATAAATCCACTTCATCACCTGATCGGCACGAAAGGGCTTTTCACCCATCTCGTGAAAAAGTTCACGCATGCCGTCACGATCCAGATCCAGCAGATTGATTTTGGTTTCACTCATCGGTTGCCTCACGCGTTATGACCAGAGCCCACAGGGCGCGAAATTGTACAGAGTTTAGCACCGGGTTGCCAGTGCCGGCCTGAACCGGCGTCGTACGGCACTCGTGAAAAAGGCCGCGCAAGGCGGCCTCATGGCAGTTGGCAATCGCGGCCTCAGTGTCCTTCGGCCACCGGCTTGAGCACCGGCTGCCGGCCGGAACGGCCCTTGCACACTTCAATGGTTACCTCGTTACCCTCGGCATCGAACAGCTTGCCGTCCACAAAGTAGTCACCGTCCTGCAGACAGGCGATGTCTTCCTGGCGAATGGTACGGTCGGTGCCCGCCGCAAACACCGACTGCTTGTCGGAATTACCCCAGTTCAGGTGGTTGAACAGCAGGTTCAGCACAATGGCCATGATGGCGGTGGAACTGATGCCGGAGTGGAAGATGGTGGCGAACCAGTCCGGAAAATGGTGATAGAAGCTGGGCGCGGCAATGGGCAGCATGCCAAAGCCGATGGAGGTGGCCACGATGATCAGGTTCATGTTGTTGGTGTAGTTCACCTTGGCCAGAGTGCGAATGCCGCTGGCGGCGACGGTACCGAACAGCACGATACCGGCTCCCCCCAGCACGGCGGTGGGCACGGTGGCGATTATGCGGCCCATGATCGGCAGCAGCCCCAGGGTCACCAGAATACAGCCGGCGGCGGCCACCACGTAGCGGCTCTTGACGCCGGTGACCGCCACCAGGCCCACGTTCTGGGCAAAGGCGCTCTGGGTAAAGGAGCCGAACATGGGCGCGATGGCGCTGGAGATCATGTCGGCGCGCAGGCCGTCGCCCAGGCGACGGGAGTCTACCTTGGTGTCGATGATGTCACCCACCGCCAGAATGTCGGCGGAGGTTTCCACCAGGATCACCAGCACCACGATCAGCATGGAGATGATGGCGGCCAGCTCAAACACCGGCATGCCGAAATGAAACGGCGTGGGGAAGGCAAAAACGGGCCCCTCCAGCACGCGGGAGAAGTCCACCAGTCCCATGGACCAGGCCAGCAGGGTGCCGAGCACCATGGCCAGCAGAATGGACAGCCGGCTGATGGCGGCGTTACCCAGCTTGCTCAGCAACAGCACAATGGCCAGGGTGGCGCCGGCCAGGCCGATGTTGGTCACGCTGCCAAAGTCTTCGGCCTGGCTGTTGCCGCCCATGGCCCAGCGCGCCGCCACCGGCATCAGGGTCAGGCCGATGGTGGTGATCACCGCACCGGTCACCAGGGGCGGAAAAAAGCGAATGATTTTGGAAAAGACGGGGGTGATCAGCAGGCCGATCAGGGCCGCGCCGATCACCGCGCCAAACACCGAAGGCAGGCCGCCACCGGAGGTGACGATGGCAACGATGGTGGCCACACTGGCAAAGGACACGCCCTGCACCAGCGGCAGCTGGCAACCAAAGAAACGAATCCCCAGGGTCTGCAGCAGGGTGGCGGCGCCGCCCACAAACAGCGAGGCGGCGATCAGCATGCCGATTTCCGCCGAGGCCAGGCCCGCCGCCTGGCCCACGATCAGCGGCACCGCAATAATACCGCCGTACATGGTCAGCACATGCTGAAAACCGTAGGCGATGTTGGCGCCCAACCCCAGGTTTTCGTCTTCCGGGCGCTTCCCTGCCGCGCTGCTACGTGACTCTGTATTCATGATCACTCCCTGAACTTGTTAATTGATGCATACCATAATTACAACAATATCATCTTTTATGTTGCAATAAGTGTAAACAATTTTTACAGGTTATGTATACATAAATAACAGTCAGAGCATGAGCCCGGGATCCACGCATAAAAAAAGGCGCCGAAGCGCCTTTTTGTTTGCCGGTCGGCTCGCGATTAACGAGTGCGCGGGCAGAGTTCTTCGTCGCTGAAGAAATAGGCGATTTCGCGGGCAGCGGAAGCCGGGGCGTCGGAGCCGTGCACGGCGTTCTCGTCGATGCTGTCGGCGTAGTCGGCGCGCAGGGTACCGGCCAGAGCTTCGGCGGGGTTGGTGGCACCCATGATTTCGCGGTTGCGACGGATGGCATCTTCACCTTCCAGCACCTGCACCATCACCGGACCGGAAGTCATGAAGTCAACCAGGGCCTTGAAGAAGGGGCGCTCGCTGTGCTCGGCGTAGAAACCTTCGGCCTGCTCGCGGCTCAGGTGAACCATTTTGGCGGCAACGATTTTCAGGCCGGCAGACTCAAAACGGCCGTAGATGGCACCGATCAGGTTCTTGGCAACGGCGTCGGGCTTGACGATGGAAAAGGTACGTTCGATAGCCATAGGGGTATCCTTTAAATCAACAGGTTCTGTTTTCAACGGTAAAAACGCGCGGATTATACGTAAAGCGGCGGCGAGTTAACACCGCCTGCGTGTATTTTTCTTGCGGCTCAGGCCTGGCACATCCGGGCCAGCATGGCGGCAATGGTGCGCACGCCATGGCCCTTGCCACCGGCGGCCCAGAGCTCGTTGGGCACCTTCTGGTAGGAGCCGGACAGATCCAGGTGCACCCAGTTGCGGCCGTTGTCCGGCACAAAGCGGGACAAAAACGCCGCGGCGGTGGATGCCCCGGCCTGACCCTCGCCCGCATGCACGTTGGCCATGTCGGCAAAGGCCGAGGTCAGCAGGTTCTGGTGGAACGGCTCCAGCGGCAGCGGCCAGGCCTTTTCGCCTTCGTCCTTCGCCGCCTGTACCGTTTGCTGTGCCAGCTCGTAGTTCATGCTGAACACGGCGTTGTAATCCCGGCCCAGCGCCATTTTGGCGGCGCCGGTGAGGGTGGCCGCATCCAGAATAAAGGGCGCACCGGTCTCGGACGCCGCCAGCAGGCCGTCGGCCAGCACCAGCCGGCCCTCGGCGTCGGTGTTGAGGATCTCCACGCTCAGGCCGTTGCGGTAGGTGAGAATGTCCCCCAGCTTGAAGGCGTGACCGGACACCAGGTTTTCGGCACAGCACAGAAACAGCTTCACCCGGCGGCCGAGGCCACGGGCAATGGCCAGGGCCAGGGCGCCGGTCACGGTGGCGGCGCCGCCCATGTCGGACTTCATCACCGACATGCCGTCAGAAGATTTGATGCTGTAACCGCCGGAGTCAAAGGTAATGCCCTTGCCCACCAGGCAGGCGGCCACCGGGGCATCGGGGTCGCCACCGGGATTGTAGTCGAGCTCCAGCAGGGTGGGCGGACGGCTGCTGCCCCGGCCCACTTCGTAAATGCCCACATGGCCCAGATCCTTGAGCTGTTCGCCGCTGTAGATGCGGTAGCTCACCGCTTCGGGGGCCAGGGACTGAATAAACTTGCCGGCCTCGGTGGCCAGGGAGGCCGGATAAACGTCTTCCGGGGTGCCGTTAATCATTTCCCGCACCCAGTTGATGGCGGTGCGGCGGGCATCGAACTCGGCCTGGTCGTCGGCGCTCATCTCCCCCAGCTCCAGCCGCTGGCCGCCCTTGGCGTTATAAAAGCCCTGGGCAAAGGCCCAGCGGCTTTCCAGCGTCCAGTCGTCACCACAAAGCGCCACGTTTTTGATGCCCATGCCATCGAGCTTGCGCCCCGCCTGCTGCACCCGACGCAGCGGCTCACCGTTTTCACCCAGGTGCACCCGCACCTCGTCATTCTGAAAGCTGAGCAGCGCCTTGTCGCCCCAGCAGGCCGGGGCGGCATCTGTGGTCAGCATTACCTTCATGGTCGCGGACATCATGACTCCTTGGTTGTTCGTCAAAAACGGAAAAAGCCACAGTATCACTGTGGCTCAAGAGAAAGCTATAAGCTCTGACAATTCGAAGCTGAAGCGTGGTTACACTCCGCCGACACGCTTCAAGCCCATCCGTGGGGCGCTCGGCAAATGTCATCCATGACATTTGACGGTCGGCTACGGTAATCCACACTGCAGCTTCGCCTGACACTCGCATTGTCTGCCGGCAAGTGGCCGGCAACTCAGTGCCAAAATCAGGAGGGCAAAGGGTGTCTGCTTCGGCGCGCCCTCTGCGCCAGGGATGGCGCAG
The Oceanimonas pelagia genome window above contains:
- a CDS encoding bifunctional tRNA (adenosine(37)-C2)-methyltransferase TrmG/ribosomal RNA large subunit methyltransferase RlmN — protein: MSETKINLLDLDRDGMRELFHEMGEKPFRADQVMKWIYHFGCDDFDQMTNINKVLRGKLKERAEIRAPEISVEKKSADGTIKWAMQVGGQEVETVYIPDGDRATLCVSSQVGCALDCKFCSTAQQGFNRNLKVSEIIGQVWRAASRVGFSRDSGRRPITNVVMMGMGEPLLNLNNVVPAMRLMLEDYGFGLSKRRVTLSTSGVVPALDKLGDMIDVALAVSLHAPNDKLRSEIMPINDKYNIAELLASIRRYVAKSNANQGKVTIEYVLLDHINDDMQHAHELAELLKDLPCKINLIPFNPFPGNPYGKPSNSRIDRFNKVLMQYGNTVTIRKTRGDDIDAACGQLVGDVIDRTKRTLKKRMQEQNISVTMV
- a CDS encoding nucleobase:cation symporter-2 family protein, producing MNTESRSSAAGKRPEDENLGLGANIAYGFQHVLTMYGGIIAVPLIVGQAAGLASAEIGMLIAASLFVGGAATLLQTLGIRFFGCQLPLVQGVSFASVATIVAIVTSGGGLPSVFGAVIGAALIGLLITPVFSKIIRFFPPLVTGAVITTIGLTLMPVAARWAMGGNSQAEDFGSVTNIGLAGATLAIVLLLSKLGNAAISRLSILLAMVLGTLLAWSMGLVDFSRVLEGPVFAFPTPFHFGMPVFELAAIISMLIVVLVILVETSADILAVGDIIDTKVDSRRLGDGLRADMISSAIAPMFGSFTQSAFAQNVGLVAVTGVKSRYVVAAAGCILVTLGLLPIMGRIIATVPTAVLGGAGIVLFGTVAASGIRTLAKVNYTNNMNLIIVATSIGFGMLPIAAPSFYHHFPDWFATIFHSGISSTAIMAIVLNLLFNHLNWGNSDKQSVFAAGTDRTIRQEDIACLQDGDYFVDGKLFDAEGNEVTIEVCKGRSGRQPVLKPVAEGH
- the ndk gene encoding nucleoside-diphosphate kinase — its product is MAIERTFSIVKPDAVAKNLIGAIYGRFESAGLKIVAAKMVHLSREQAEGFYAEHSERPFFKALVDFMTSGPVMVQVLEGEDAIRRNREIMGATNPAEALAGTLRADYADSIDENAVHGSDAPASAAREIAYFFSDEELCPRTR
- the pepB gene encoding aminopeptidase PepB, whose protein sequence is MSATMKVMLTTDAAPACWGDKALLSFQNDEVRVHLGENGEPLRRVQQAGRKLDGMGIKNVALCGDDWTLESRWAFAQGFYNAKGGQRLELGEMSADDQAEFDARRTAINWVREMINGTPEDVYPASLATEAGKFIQSLAPEAVSYRIYSGEQLKDLGHVGIYEVGRGSSRPPTLLELDYNPGGDPDAPVAACLVGKGITFDSGGYSIKSSDGMSVMKSDMGGAATVTGALALAIARGLGRRVKLFLCCAENLVSGHAFKLGDILTYRNGLSVEILNTDAEGRLVLADGLLAASETGAPFILDAATLTGAAKMALGRDYNAVFSMNYELAQQTVQAAKDEGEKAWPLPLEPFHQNLLTSAFADMANVHAGEGQAGASTAAAFLSRFVPDNGRNWVHLDLSGSYQKVPNELWAAGGKGHGVRTIAAMLARMCQA